ATTTTCCGAAAAAGGAAATTTTTGATGAACGGAAAAGCCagaaaaacaaattgtttcatttaGATCCAGTATTTCATGTCATATTATAATATTTCATTGTGATTTGAAGCACatctgtaacattttaaaattgttttgaatacaaaaggaaaggaaatttcaaaaggaaatgtttcaaaTAGAACAAAAATCAAGCCACTGTCTTCCTGTGTTTTCAAAATGCAAAGTTTTCActgttttctgaattttttctcTGAAATGAATAAAAACGCCCCGAATTTATGGGACACTTTGGTGTTGTCGAAGTTGAGTTGTCcaataaaaatcattttggatgaAAATTTTCCCCCAGGAGAAGCCAAAGACCCTTGTGAGCCCATTAACAAGGTCTCCTTAAAGagcttccaccccctccccaagctgAGCCCAACCTCAACCCCTCCCTCTACACTCAGCACGCCATACTTTGGGGGGACTTGATGGTGCCCCATCCCGACACTCTGCATCGTGTTCCAGGAAAGGGACAACGGGTAGCCAACTTGATCGTGTTCACATAGCGATTAAGTCGAGCGGGCTCATCCAGCTCCAGAAGCATGAAGTCGTTGTCAAAAGGCAAGAAGTTATATTCGGGGTGCACAAAGAAGCTGCGGATTCTTCGTATCTGTTCTGTGGGTTCTTTCACCCTTATATTATAATCCCCCAGATGCACCCGCAGGGAGCTGCATggagagaggacaaaggaagagATCAGTGGGCAGCTATTCAAAGGTCATAGCGGGCAAGCAACTAGAATTGGGCCAATAATGGATTTTCGATGCTGGAGTAGCTTCCGAGACCTCATCATCTTAGTTCTCCAAGAACTCAGTTCGACTCCAATCTCGTCTGATCTCATGTTTTTCTTGGCATACACTCCGCAGAATTGATCAGAGTCACTTGTAAGGGGTGGCTATGGGGCATACCACAGATCTGAAGAATACAAGTATTGGTTACTTTACATACAAGTTTAACTCTATTCTGATGCATGCGTCCTCCGTTTTACATGATATCATGCTCTTTATGGTTGGCCTGGTTATTTTCAGGCCCAATCCCTGTACATCTCATGCTTTGTTCTCATGCCACATGTGCACAgcacattttgctgacattgttTCTTACACCTGGTTTTACACAGCTGAAATGAACAATTTGATGACTTTGCCCTTAATTTGTGAGACACTTTGGTGTTATCAAAGCTGCAGCTTTCACCAAAATCGTGAATTCCTTCTCCTTGGCTtttgggtagggtgaccagacatcccaataaTATCAGCAttgtcccaatattaggggctttgtcttatatatgcaaatATACCCCACCCctgaaatttttcacacttgctatctccTCAACCACTTTTGGGACCAACTTAATTCAGTTATTTTTCCCTTGTCCTGGGTCACTGCGGCCCGCTCATGCCAAATTAAACCAATGTGCAGGAACACTGAGAATTTCAAATCTGGGTCTAAGAGTTTTGTGCTTTCCAGCGAATCGAAAAATCGGGCGGCAATAGTTTGTTTCAGCTGTcgcaaaatatttctgaaaataaactaACAGGGCACTTTGAAAGAAAAAGTTGCgaatggaaaaattgaaaagtttcaaaaatgcCAACACGAGACATTGCGATTTTTAACGTATTATTTATACGTTTTAATCAGTTTTTCCAAATACAACAAAGATACCAGCTTCATCGTAACAGCCAAAGAGAGTTaggagaaaaggaggggaggggaaggacagaTCTATCCACAGGACCTGCAGAATTACAGCGCTCTAAAGAGCTTACagagcttgcatccgatgaagtgagctgtagctcacgaaagcttatgttcaaataaatgtgttcatctctaaggtgccacaagtactccttttcttcttagagcTCTAAAAAAGCAGCTTGAATTGCTTTCAGTTTTTCAAGCTCTCCCCTTCTGTGgaatgacaggtgtttgttccaGGGCTTAAATTCCTGGAggtccccacagcccccctccatTCGGGGCTCCAGGCTTCCGCTGTGGGATGGGGGCACTTGGGCTTTAGCCCCGCTGGGTGTGCCAGGGCTTGTAGCTTCACTGGTCTGGGAGGCCCCgggactcagggcttcagccccgcagggTGCACCACGGTTCagagctcctggcttcagccatAGGGCCCaatggaccccctgaaaccagcAGGGGGCCACAGaccccctagttgagaaccaacAGCATCGGGTTGGAGTCAAGGGAAAATATTTCCCGGAGCTCCGCTCCATTCCATCAGCTCCTAAAGCACCTGCCCACGAGCTGCCGGTGGGATGCTACAAGGCCTAATGCTGGTGAGCGTGGAGGTGGGTTTCCCTCTGCACACGCTGCTGGGGAGACCGATGCTGGCGTGCTGCGTCCGTGCTGGGATGGGCACCTCTGAACGAGGATGCTGGAAAACagcagagggtgcagagaagagccacaaaaaacGATTTGTGGGctaggaaaaaagggaggaggatggggctggggattcAGGGGTGCAGAGGGAGACCGGGGCATGGATAGGGAACATGAAGAGTGAAGAcaagggctggggatgtgggttaTTCCCAGGCAtcaccctctctccctccacccctgcacTGACTTACCTGACCCCTCGTCTGCCGCAGTGTGCAGCAGTCAGCACCCACTTCGGGGCTATCAGGCTCCCACCACAGACGACACGTCTGTTCCTCAGGAGAGCCGCCTGGTAGGGCCGCGAGCCAAAGTCGCAGTTTCTCCCCCCAACGATCCGGTTTTTCTCTGGGTCTGAGGCTGCCATGGAGAGTGGCAAATGTCAGCTGAaatcagggcagggggaggggcaagcaTCAGCCATGTCCAAACAGGTTGGCCGGTGGCAGGATGACCATGAGCTGCTGCTCCCACGTGGCCGTGGAAAAACACAAGGCGATCGGAGGTTGTACCAGGCGATGTACCAGGCtctatttccagtagggatagtTAGGCATTAATGCCACTGCAAAAACCTCCAATTCCCGTCACCCGTGTTCCAGAAAGAGGAATTCCAGCTGGAACAGGTGTTGAGAAGGGTGCTAGGATGGTCAGGGGAACAAAGGGCCGATCTTACAAGGGGAGATGGAAAGAGCTTGGCTGGTTTAACCTAAAAGGAAGCCGAGCCAGCATCTGATTGTTCTCTCTAAATAcagtgtggcggggggggaggggggaacaccagggagggagaagatctACAGGAGGTGGAGATCAgcgttggcacaagaacaaatggggacaAGCACCATGGATAAATCTAGGCTGAGATTAGAAGACGGTTACTAACCATCGAAGGAAGGAAGTTGTGGAACAGGAGCAGGGGGGCCGGGatatgggggaagggatagctcagtggtttgaataTTAGCTTGCTAAAGCCAcagttgtgaattcaatccttaaggaggccatttagggatctggggggaaaattagggattggtcctgctttgagcagggggttggactagatgacctcctgaggtcccttccaaccctgatattctatgaaagcctCCTGAGTTTGAAGATGGAGCTCAATACATTTCTGCTACTGAGTTGCTCATGGTAGCAGGGACTGGACAGGAGGACCCTTCATTTTTTAAGGGTCAAACAATTTTCCAACCACTTTTTAAAGTGCTCTAATGCCTtggcagcagggacttgaaattttgcAAGGGAATAGCCCTGGAATCAGggaggtgccttttgctgttcaCATGAAAATTCACCTAGATTTGGTCAAATTATAAACCTCTGGAAAACACAATTTACACATGCTCAGGAGAGCAGGGTTGGTCAGTGACTGCTGTTTCTAGGCTTTACCCCaatcataggcaccaacttctcctCTGCCCAGTGTGTGCTCGACCCCCAACAccacccccggccccgccccattccaccccttccccaaagtccccgtcCCCTTCcaacccccattccaccccctttccctaagtccctgcccctgccctgccttttctttgcttcctcccctgagtgcaccgcatccccactgctccccctccttcccggaaagtcctaagtgccgccaaacagctgttaggtggtggggcgggggggcaggaagcactgggagggagggggagaagcggggacacGGCGTGCTTGGCTTGGGAGAAGGAGgcgaggaggggggagcttggctgccagtgggtctGGAGCActtgctaatttttccctgtgggtgctccagccccagagaaccCACGGCGTTGGCACCTAAGACCGCAATAgaaattgtgacaaagttcctcctctgccttggtgggtcgtGCGCTTTCCGGctgatttgctcgcctcagagggtcatggcagccctcaggttggtcggggacaggccagagaccttcccctctgatatgactcacagtccaggtcaactcctcgtgtgtcaaatagggagttgggggagggcctggggggaacctgggcccgccctctattccgggttccagcccagggccctgtggatcacagctctctacaatgtctcctgtaacagctatgtgacaactacaactccctgggccacttccccatgacctcccccagcaccatctTTGTCCTCACTgcaggaccttcttcctgatgcCTGATGGCATTTGCATTCcttagtcctccagcagcacgtcctCCCACTCCCAACTCCTTACGCGCCTCTCCCTAACTGAAAAGAGGTCTTTCTTtcaaccaggtgccctgattagcctactTGTCTTAACTGGTTCTAGTAGCTTCCTAATTGGCTACAgatgtcctaattagcctgcttGCCTTAACTGGTTCTAGCAGGtacctgattgttctggaataatccctgttattttacccagggaaaaggggcctgcttaatctgggggtaatgtatctaccttccactactttcctgtagccatctggcctgaccctgtcacaaaatatttaaaactgtcAAACTTTTTCAGATGGAACATTTTCCAAtaggaaaatgccattttgtcaaaGTTGATAATTTCTGTGGGAATGTGTTGGTTGTGAtgcaaattctttaaaaaaagtttaaaacaaagctgTCTCCTGAATGGACTGGGCTCCACAatcaaactacatctcccatgatgcctcACAACCAGAGACTTCCATGAGGCATAAACTTCTCCTCACCAAGTGGTGCATGCTGCTTCATGAGATTGGCAGTCTGACCAGAGCACTGAACATTATCAGAAAGGGCcactttgatttgtttttatttttttaaataatttttgtttccacATTTTTCTTGAAAGAATTAACATTATATTAGAAATGATGCTCTCTAAAAGTTATATATTTTTACATATGCTTTAAATTTAAAGACATTGAAATCTGAgtgaaacagatttatttgtttcCCCAAAAACCATTTTCtattgtgggaaatttcaaaattctttccttctctcctgatttgggatgaaaacagaTTGTGAACTCATGGCTACCTGCCTGAACTACAAACAATAAAGAATAATCAGAGACGAGGCCTGAACATATTAATTCCCTTTCGCAACCCATGGAATTGATAACAGGACTGCTGGGAACTTGGCTTTTCATAAGCAGCAACCTGTATTAAGCAAAGTCTCTGAGACATTCCTGGAAGGGCCTGCTGAAACTGCAGAACCTTCTCACCCAACCCAACTTTGGCTTCTCGCTTAACTCTTTTTCCTACCTGCGGCGGCCCCGACTACCAGCATTGCGATGATCAGCAGCTCCATGTCGGTTGTGGCAATGGATATGGTCGTCAGAGTCACTGGCTTTACTGCAGGGaaagagatcaaaagggaattgTTGGCCACGGGCGTCTAGAGGAAGACAGATGTCTCGCGGGGAAGGTGCGCCCTTAGGATTCAGAAATGCCAGGCTTGAGTTCCTGTTCTTCCACAGGCTCTCAAAAGCAAGTGGTTTCTCTGCAACTCCGCTACCCTCCCTGTACCAGGAGATGATAGCACTGCCCgacatggggaggggaaatgcacTGTGATCGTCTGTTGGCAATGGGGGCCCAGTCTCCCCCAACTCAGCTCCATCTTCCACTTTTGCCCGGTCCCAGTCACCCCCAGGGGCATGTTCCATGGAAAGATCtgatctggggaggggaggaggggagggaactAAACTCAACCCACATGACAAAAATTTCCATGAGCTGGATTGAGCTCACCCCTCTCCCACTAGTTTCCCTTCTAACGTGTCACCCCAAtaacagaggaaggcgaaacccccaTGACCAGCTTAATAACAGAGAAATTAACTAAAGTGTTATCTGCCCTCATTatggtagtatctgagcacctcccaatcttTGACCTATTTATCCACACAGCTCCTTGGTGAGGCAGGGCAGGACTATGATCCCCATTGTACgtatggggaaagtgaggcatagAGCGGATAAGTGATTGGGCCAAGGTTCTACAGAGATGCAGCAGCAGAACAGAGATTAGAAGCCATGTCTTCCAAGTACCAGCTGAGCAGCCAAACCACCAAACGTCTTCATTAAGTTCCCCATTCCAGCCCGTAATCCCCCCAATAAAAGAGCAATATCCCCTCGTACCTCATAATCACCCCCAATAACAGAGCAGagccctaactccctcccaccAACATCCCCACAATGGAGCAATGCCCCCTGGCAGCCCATAATAACCCCCATAACAGCATGATGTCCCAATCCAGCACCCTATGTTGCTCCCCAAACCACAGCTATCTCCTTTTCACCCCACCACCATGACCCGCCCCCCAACAAGACATCCCAACAACAGAGGCTGAACTGGCTCTGCTTCACCTGTAGCTCCTGGTGGAGGGCCCTCGGGAGCAGGAGAGGCTCTGGCGGTTGTGTCTTGGAGAAAAGTAAGGATCCTTTGGGATAGGCCATTTTTATGCCGGGGAAATGGGCTGTCCCTGTGAGTCAGTGTGATTGCCATATCTTGGGAGCTGCCCAACATGTCAGCATGCAGGCGACTCCCTCCGCCCTCATGCTCCAGTAGGTTTTATCTGGGGGAATTGCAGGAACAAAGCTTTGTTCCTGACTCTGTCCTGTGCTGGGGATCCCGACAGGAATTAGCCCTTGGAACGGCACCTTCTTCATTGCCGAAAGTGACTCCCTGAACCTTCCACCCTGCTGTGGAGTGTGTGCCTTCTTcgtcctcttcctcttcctggtgtaaggggactgttggccccttactaaaactcagtggggatTTTGGTTGGCTAGTTCCCAGGACCAAAAGGAAGGAGAAGGGTTGAttgaaatcaggaccctgagattgacaggccaatgagggagtcaggagggtCCCaccctccctgtgagctggaattgcctgggtcagacagagtggggctgagctaagcgGAGAGCAGAGGCCctagctgagctggggagcagggccgcGCCGGCCAGAGaagcagagaagcagcccagggagcaggtcagtgctgggaagaGAGGTGCAGGAACCAGAGCcagagcagctgtgttagtctgtatccgcaaaaaagaacaggaggacttgtggcaccttagagactaaccaatttattagagcataaactttcgtgggctacagctcacttcatcggatgcatagaatggaacatatagtaagaagatatctatatacatacagatatatatatgtactctttattatatactgcacattactgtatacattatacatttatatatattactgtacagggttgtagacacaaaaccatgtacagtatactgtactgtatgggcgatttaagggattttcaagggtaattttgactttACGCAATTTTTGccttacgcgctgactttagaacctaacccccgtgtAATATGCGACTCCACTGTATCTCTTAGCCAAAGAGTTCAAAATTGGCAAGTCTGGACCCATGCAAAAttgtgagattggcttaaaaaaatcacaagatgtgaaaaacaaaaccaaaccactaGGGTTTGTTTATTCACTGTTTTTGGAGCCTCTAAGGGTCAGTTCCCCAGTTTTCCTTCCCCAAAGCCTAGGTCTAGAAAGTGACTTTTTTCAATAAAAGCTCAGATTCTCACAGAGTCACGTGACTCAGGAACGTGAGGCTTTAAGAAACAAACCCACCCGCATGAGACGTGTCATAAATTCATGGGAGATTTGGGTCGCTGCGTCTCACCACTGCCAGGTCTTGTAGGTTTCCCCTGAGTCTGGTGGGGATGTAAATGGCGTCTGTCTCAGAACACAGAATGGCCGCCAGACATAGAGGATGGGGGACTCCACCcagagaagcagtgactctcagaAAGATGTGGGggctgtggtggataatcagccgaACATGAACCCCCAGGGCTTGTCGATGTTACAGGCGTGCCGTTGCTCTAGCTATTCACGATGAAGCTTGAACTCCACGGGACGTCAGACTTGGTGACGTCCGAGCAGTTATAGCCGCGTGCGCCACCCGCACCAAGGCAAGAGACCAGATCGAAGACCTGGGCGCGATTTAGGGCATTTAAAAACCCGGCTCATAATTTTTAATCCAATCTCACGATTTTGAAAGCCAACCTCTCGATTTTTGACGCACTCCTGTGAACTTCAGGCTGATTCGTGACTTTTCAGCCAATCTCGTGATCTTTTAACGCAGTCTCAGTCATTTAATGCTGATCTCGTGATTTTTAAAGCAATCTCACAATCCTTCAGGCTGAttcatgttttttaaaccagTCCCACATTTTTAACCCAGTCTCAGGATTTGGTTAGGCCTGGCTCATAACCACTGGCTGCTTTGAGCTGGTCCCACCGTAGTGCCCCCATCCTAGTCTGACCCAGATCAGCACCCCCTGGGTGCCGCGGCGAGATGAGGAGAGGCGTGGCTGGGGCGTGTGTTTGGTGGATTATTGTGGCAGGCGGGACGTGCTGTGAGCTCTCAGTCCAATATGGGGCACCTCCTCCCTATGGTGTTCCTCACCCACTGGACAGCTTTGCAGACATTGGCGTAGACCCCGGGCCGTCCCGGCAGGGCACAGACAGACGACCCCCAGGAGACCACGCCTTGCAGCTGCCCGTTGCAGACCAGTGGGCCTCCTGAATCCCCCTGCGGAGACAACATGGCGCAATCAGCAAAACACAGCCATGCCCCCagcgcccacacacacacacacacagagcagggcccatcccctccagcagggggcggcagggacacacagacaggaagggTTTAAAGAGCAGAAATGGGTTCGGTTGGCTGCACCTGCGCTGGGGATCAGACAGGCCCAGGAACTGGATGAAGCCCAGCCCTTAGGGCTCGGTGCGGCCGGAGGGCAGATCGGCTGCTCTTTCATGGGGCACGAaggctggctggggccagggcctgaGTGACGACGGCCCCTCAGGAGCAGGCTGAGAAGGGTTTGCAGGTCGTAGGGGATAAAGAGTATTGAGCTGAGTGAGCTCCG
The sequence above is a segment of the Chelonia mydas isolate rCheMyd1 chromosome 24, rCheMyd1.pri.v2, whole genome shotgun sequence genome. Coding sequences within it:
- the LOC102947114 gene encoding kallikrein-14, which translates into the protein MELLIIAMLVVGAAAASDPEKNRIVGGRNCDFGSRPYQAALLRNRRVVCGGSLIAPKWVLTAAHCGRRGVSSLRVHLGDYNIRVKEPTEQIRRIRSFFVHPEYNFLPFDNDFMLLELDEPARLNRYVNTIKLATRCPFPGTRCRVSGWGTIKSPQRRSPAILQCADLYSVSQTGCQDVYRGWITENMFCAGVEQGGISTCKGDSGGPLVCNGRLQGVVSWGKSVCALPGQPRVYANVCKAAQWVKNTIRRQCARLD